One part of the Magallana gigas chromosome 5, xbMagGiga1.1, whole genome shotgun sequence genome encodes these proteins:
- the LOC105334278 gene encoding beta-1,3-galactosyltransferase brn, whose amino-acid sequence MSMLTNAGKFSDRAAWTVGSMELFTSSLWHKSTWNRPGIKSVLSIYFRSPKRALFLTILISALLLLAIHVWGSLLHVHQFVYKCHEEYGYPLNDTVVNPHPYKYITNASSTCADIPEVYVITLVKSAAGNFKQRHFIRQTWGIDARKKRLKLLFLLGYDIDNQFMVEYENRVHGDIVQQDFHENYYNNTVKVTSALNWVTTFCKHAKFIQIVDDDMYINFQNVLDFLEDKKQSDRFNLYAGYLIREPIPDRVLESKWYISPSNYSFDCFPPYIAGGYVLMNSRTVREFQKIIPYIPPLPFDDVYFGIVSQKLDIFPSNINTLDVSRSLTAREKVKCLIAIHDFKTLQDFMYAYNVTHNRFIEVR is encoded by the exons ATGTCCATGTTAACGAACGCTGGGAAATTTTCGGACCGAGCTGCATGGACTGTAGGGAGTATGGAACTGTTCACGTCTAGTCTCTGGCATAAAAG CACGTGGAATAGACCCGGAATCAAAAGCGTGTTGTCTATATACTTCAGAAGTCCCAAAAGAGCTCTTTTTCTGACCATCCTAATCTCAGCCCTATTACTTTTGGCTATTCATGTATGGGGAAGTTTATTACACGTTCATCAATTTGTCTACAAATGTCATGAAGAGTATGGATATCCCTTGAACGACACAGTTGTTAATCCACATCCTTATAAATACATAACGAACGCGTCATCCACTTGTGCTGACATCCCGGAAGTCTACGTCATCACTCTTGTCAAATCTGCAGCGGGAAATTTCAAACAGAGGCATTTCATACGTCAAACATGGGGTATCGACGCTCGGAAAAAGAGacttaaattattatttcttttaggATACGACATAGATAACCAGTTTATGGTAGAATATGAAAATAGAGTGCACGGAGATATTGTTCAACAAGATTTCCACGAAAACTATTACAACAACACTGTCAAGGTAACGTCAGCGCTTAACTGGGTGACCACCTTCTGCAAACATGCAAAATTTATTCAGATTGTGGACGACGATATGTACATTAACTTTCAAAATGTTCTTGACTTTCTTGAGGACAAGAAACAAAGTGATAGGTTCAATCTGTACGCTGGATATCTTATACGCGAGCCGATCCCAGATAGAGTCCTTGAATCTAAGTGGTATATTTCTCCCAGCAACTATTCGTTTGACTGTTTCCCGCCCTATATAGCCGGGGGATATGTGTTGATGAACAGTCGAACTGTTCGAGAGTTTCAGAAGATCATTCCGTACATTCCACCCCTACCTTTTGACGATGTCTATTTTGGCATCGTCTCCCAGAAATTAGACATTTTTCCGTCCAATATTAATACTTTAGATGTTAGCAGGTCTCTTACAGCGCGCGAAAAAGTGAAGTGTCTTATAGCAATACATGATTTCAAAACTCTACAAGattttatgtatgcatataaTGTTACTCACAATAGATTCATTGAGGTTAGGTGA